Within the Calditrichota bacterium genome, the region GCCGTGATGCGCGGCGTGCCGGAAAATAACCGGCTAAAAATCCAATAGCACCTAAAATTATTATCGTGACAAAAGCAACCAGCAAGTTTAGCTCAGGGCTGCCAACAGCTTCTTTGAAGTCATCAAGCGGCAACGCGTTAAAACCTGTAATTATTAAAACGGCAATTACAAAACCGATAAATGCACCAATCCCAATTATTACAAAAGCTTCAAAAACGAATTGCCCTAAAATAGTTTTACGCCGGGCTCCTGTTGCTCTGCGGATTCCAATTTCACGGGTACGCTCCTGAACTACAACATACATAATATTGGCCAGTCCAATTCCGCCAACAATCAAGGTGATTACTCCAATAAGCCCCATAAAAAGATTGAAGCCCAATGTGAAATAAAAAATGAATTCTTCAAATTCGTTTGTATCCCAAATGCCTAAGGTTTCAGTGTCATTTGGATCAAATTTAAATTTCTTTCCAAGGGTTGCATAAACCTGTTTTTGCACCTGTTCCGATAACCGAGGATCGGATATCTGGTAAACAAAATTACTAACATAGTTGTAACCAAAAATTGATTTGAAGGTTGTCATCGGGATAAATGCACGATCCCTGTCTCTTTGATTATAGGAAGAATTTTGCGTTTTCTCTTTCATTACACCAACAACCAGAAAAGGTGTTTGATCGATATAAACATATTTACCGATTACATTGGCATTTTCACCAAACAGGAAATCCCGCAACCTGTTCCCAATAAAAACAACACGGCGCTTATCCTTAATATCCAGATCATTTAGCCAGCGTCCACCCGGTTCTGGACGAACATTTCGCATGACACCATATTCAGGAATTATTCCCGTCACATTTGGCCGGTT harbors:
- a CDS encoding FtsX-like permease family protein; this translates as MYNLLDQIREILHYLKQYKARTAMTMFGIIWGTMTVILLLSFGAGVKKQMSKNMHGIGTGIAIVWPGRTSMPFEGYGRDRRIRLNEDDMELLRSEVKNITRISPEFSKWGSAVRVADKINRPNVTGIIPEYGVMRNVRPEPGGRWLNDLDIKDKRRVVFIGNRLRDFLFGENANVIGKYVYIDQTPFLVVGVMKEKTQNSSYNQRDRDRAFIPMTTFKSIFGYNYVSNFVYQISDPRLSEQVQKQVYATLGKKFKFDPNDTETLGIWDTNEFEEFIFYFTLGFNLFMGLIGVITLIVGGIGLANIMYVVVQERTREIGIRRATGARRKTILGQFVFEAFVIIGIGAFIGFVIAVLIITGFNALPLDDFKEAVGSPELNLLVAFVTIIILGAIGFLAGYFPARRASRLNVVDALRH